ATTCCGGCGTCGGCCAAGGGCAGCGAGGTCGCCCAGGACAACGTCGACCTGCCGAAGGTGGGCACCAACACGGACGGCAAGGCGCCGACCGTCAAGATCCCCAGCAAGTCCACTCCGCCGAAGAAGCTGGTCTCCAACTATGTGCTGGAGTCCAAGGGCGAGGTCGTGAAGGACACCGACAGTGTCGTCGTGAACTACGTGGGCCTGCTGTGGAAGGACGGCAAGACGTTCGACAGCACCTACGCGACGGGCAAGACGCAGACCTTCCCGCTGGCCCAGGTCACCCTCAAGGGACTGAAGAACGGGCTGATCGGGAAGAAGATCGGCAGCCGTGTGCTGCTCGTCGTCCCGCCGGACCAGGCCTTCGGCAGCAAGGCGCAGCAGTCCATCCCGGCGAACTCGACGCTGGTCTTCGCCGTGGACATCCTGGCAAAGATGTAAGACTGTCCCGGTTGCCCAGTTCATCATTTAGAGGAGCAAGTCAGTGAGCATCGAGAAGCCCGAGATCGACTTCCCGGGTGGCGAGCCGCCGGCCGACCTGGAGATCAAGGAGATCTGGGAGGGTGACGGTCCCGTCGCCCAGGCCGGTCAGACCGTCTCCGTCCACTACGTGGGCGTGGCCTTCTCCACCGGTGAGGAGTTCGACGCCTCCTGGAACCGCGGTACGCCGCTCCAGTTCCAGCTCGGTGCCGGCCAGGTCATCAAGGGCTGGGACCAGGGCGTGCAGGGCATGAAGGTCGGCGGCCGTCGCCAGCTGACCATTCCCTCGCACCTCGCCTACGGTGACCGCGGCGCCGGCGGCGGCGCGATCGCCCCGGGCGAGACGCTGATCTTCGTCTGCGACCTGGTCGCTGTCTGATCCCGCACCTGTGTGCTGCGAGGGCCCGTGCCGCAAGGCACGGGCCCTCGCTTTCGTCCGGGCACTCCGGAGCGGTACGGTCGACGGTCGTAGAGCAAAACAGAAAGGGCGTCGATGGCGATTGCCAAGGCCGAGCGGCTGATGAACCTGGCGCTGTGTCTGCTGGGGACCCGGCGCCCGCTCAGCAAGCGCGAACTGCGCGGTTCCATCGAGGCCTACCTGGAGGCGGGCTCCGACGACGCCTTCAACCGGATGTTCGAGCGCGACAAGGACGATCTGCGCGAGCTCGGTCTGGTCATCGAGACCGTGGAGAACCTGGACGGCGACACCGGCTATCTCGCCCGTCGCGACAGCAACCGGCTGCCCCCGATCACGCTGGACGCCGAGGAGGCCGCCGCGCTCGGGCTGGCCGCCAAGGTGTGGCAGCAGGCCCGGCTGGCCGGTGCGGCCAGTGGCGCCCTGCAGAAGCTGCGGGCGGCGGGCATGCCGGAGGCCGAGGACGCGTACGAGGTGCACAGCGCCCTCGAACCCCGTATCCCCGTTCACGAGGCCGCGTTCGAACCGCTGATGCTGGCCTGCCGGGACCGCCGCCCGGTGACGTTCGACTACCGCAAGGCCAATGCCGCCCGCCCCGAGCAGCGGCAGGTCGAACCGTGGACGCTGGAGTGCTGGCGCGGCCACTGGTATCTGGCCGGCTGGGACCGGGGCAGGGGCGCGGAGCGGGTGTTCCGGCTCTCCCGGATCGCCGGCAAGGTGCGCTCCCGGGCCGGCGCGTTCACCGCCGAGGTGCCCGACGTCGTCACCGTCCGTGAGACCGTCGAGAGCTGGGCGGGGGAGACGGCGACCCGGACCGCGCTGATCAGGCTGCGGACCGGTTCCGGCTACCCGCTGCGGGCCCGTGCCACATCGGTACGGGAACTCGGTGACGGGTGGGAGGAGTTGGAGATTCCGTACGGACACGGTCTGGACGCCTGGCTCGTCGAGTTCGGTCCGGACGTGGTCGTGCGGGAACCTGCGGATCTGCGGGCCGACGTGGTGGACCGGCTGCGCGCCGTGGCCAAGGACTGAGGGGACCGTATTCATGGCCACGAACGCCATCGACCAGACCCGCCGGATGCTCTCGCTGGTGACGTATCTGCGTGAGCGCCCCGGCGCGCACGTCCAGGACGTCGCGCGGGCCTTCGGGATCACCGAGGACGAGCTCATCTCGGACCTCGACGTCCTGCCGATGTGCGGGACCAGCTTCCGCGGCGGCGATCTGCTGGACATCGACACCGACGGCGACCGGATCTGGTGGCACAACCCGGACGACGTCGCGGAGCCGCTCCGGCTCGCCGCCGACGAGGCGACCGCCCTGCTGGTCGCCGCCCGCGCCGTCGCGACGCTGCCCGGACTGCGGGAGAGCGACCGGCAGGCACTGCTGCGCGCGACCGCCAAGCTGGAGGCCGCCGCCGGTGAGGTGGGGGCGGCGAGCTCCCGGCTCTCGGTCACCTTCGAGTCCGAGGGCGGCGTCTTCGCGGACGTGGACCGGGCGATCTCCGAGCGGCGCCGGCTTTGGCTGCGCTACTACTCGCCCGCGCGCGACGAGCTGACCGAGCGCGAGGTGGACCCGATCCGCCTCTTCGCCGTCGGGCACACCTATATGGAGGCCTGGTGCCGCTCCTCCGAGGACCGGCGCACCTTCCGCCTCGACCGGGTCGCGGAGATCCGGCTGCTCGACGAGCCGGCCGCGCCGCCCGAGCTGGAGCTGCGGGATCTGTCGGAGGGGCTGGTCCAGCCCGCCGCCGGGGATCCGGAGGTCGTGGTGGAGGTCGGCCCCGGCGGGCGCTGGGTCGCCGAGTACTACCCGCACGACAGCGCCCACGAGCTGCCCGACGGCGGTCTGCGGATCACCCTGCGGACGCCCGACCCGGCCTCGCTGCGCCGTCTCGCGCTCCGGCTCGGCCGGGAGGGGCGCATCGTCTCGCCGCCGGAGCTGGCCGAGAGCGCGCGGCGCGCGGCACGGGCGGCGCTCACCGCCTACGACGGCCCGGCCTGAGGGGAGGGCGCAGGAGATATGAGCAAGCTGTCCGCGGTGTCGGATGTCTCGTCCGTCGCGACCGTTCTCGTTCCCGAGTCCGTACGGTTCAGGGCCGCCTGTCCGGACTGCCGCGCGCGGTTCGAGCTGGCGGCCGGCGCCATCCGGCTCGCGATCGGTGCCACCAGCCGGACGACGTTCTACTCCTTCACCTGCCCCGGGTGCGACGCCGCCGTCCGCAGACCTGCGGGGGACCGGATAGTCGAGCTCCTCACCGACGGCGGCGTACGGACGCTGCGCCTGCACACCGGCTCGTAGGAACCGGACCCCACCAGCCCTCGGACAGCCGGATCACACCGGTCTGTCCGGACCCGGACACGAGACACATCGAGGCTCTGCGCATGTTCTGGCCCATGCTCGCCATCGCCCTGGGGTTCCTCGGCATCGCCGTCCTGGGCGTGCTGGCCATCAGGGTGTTCATCGAGGCCCAGCGCCTCGGCCACCAGGTGACCCTTACCACGGAGCGCATCAACCGGGCCGCCGAGGATCTGGAGCAAGCGGCCACCGATCTCGCGGCCACGGGTGAAACCCTGAGGTAGGGGGCCTGTTCGATCGGGGCGGGCGCGGCCTCCTGTTTCTCAGTTCAGGGGGGTACGCTGCTGGTGGCGGCCCAGGCAGGGAGGTGCTGGCCGCTATTCAAAGTATGCACGGGCATTGCCTCGCGTTTACTCCTGCGGGTTACGATCGCTCCCAGCGAATAGGTCGGACGAGTGTCCGATCCAGGGCAGTCCGACCCAAGGGCAGCGAGCCCACCTCCAGCCGCCTCAGCGAGAAGGAAGCACATCATGGGCAATCTGAAGCCTCTCGAGATCGTTCTGATCATCGCT
This window of the Streptomyces sp. 840.1 genome carries:
- a CDS encoding FKBP-type peptidyl-prolyl cis-trans isomerase; the encoded protein is MSIEKPEIDFPGGEPPADLEIKEIWEGDGPVAQAGQTVSVHYVGVAFSTGEEFDASWNRGTPLQFQLGAGQVIKGWDQGVQGMKVGGRRQLTIPSHLAYGDRGAGGGAIAPGETLIFVCDLVAV
- a CDS encoding YafY family protein; the encoded protein is MAIAKAERLMNLALCLLGTRRPLSKRELRGSIEAYLEAGSDDAFNRMFERDKDDLRELGLVIETVENLDGDTGYLARRDSNRLPPITLDAEEAAALGLAAKVWQQARLAGAASGALQKLRAAGMPEAEDAYEVHSALEPRIPVHEAAFEPLMLACRDRRPVTFDYRKANAARPEQRQVEPWTLECWRGHWYLAGWDRGRGAERVFRLSRIAGKVRSRAGAFTAEVPDVVTVRETVESWAGETATRTALIRLRTGSGYPLRARATSVRELGDGWEELEIPYGHGLDAWLVEFGPDVVVREPADLRADVVDRLRAVAKD
- a CDS encoding YafY family protein, coding for MATNAIDQTRRMLSLVTYLRERPGAHVQDVARAFGITEDELISDLDVLPMCGTSFRGGDLLDIDTDGDRIWWHNPDDVAEPLRLAADEATALLVAARAVATLPGLRESDRQALLRATAKLEAAAGEVGAASSRLSVTFESEGGVFADVDRAISERRRLWLRYYSPARDELTEREVDPIRLFAVGHTYMEAWCRSSEDRRTFRLDRVAEIRLLDEPAAPPELELRDLSEGLVQPAAGDPEVVVEVGPGGRWVAEYYPHDSAHELPDGGLRITLRTPDPASLRRLALRLGREGRIVSPPELAESARRAARAALTAYDGPA